From Spartinivicinus ruber, the proteins below share one genomic window:
- a CDS encoding DUF975 family protein — MSDPYAAPKSELDKPVEIQMGNLEQGLAGNYQITIGGILKESWDLVSGAKLQFFLFGLIYIAIMFLVTFINKLTGLDGQAAMEAGDLTTGFMLSFGSGFIMMPITMPLYAGVIYMGIRRAAGLNLNVSDGLSCYKQVIPITIFSLLNAIIIYIGFILLIIPGIYLTIAYMLGMPLVVDRKMGAWQALETSRKAITKHWFTIFGTFIVLLLIIMVSVIPLGIGLIWTLPFAAIAIGVMYKSVFGIETNN, encoded by the coding sequence ATGAGCGATCCATACGCTGCACCTAAATCTGAATTAGATAAGCCTGTAGAAATCCAAATGGGCAACCTGGAACAAGGCTTGGCCGGTAATTATCAAATCACCATTGGCGGTATTTTGAAAGAGTCTTGGGACTTGGTTAGTGGTGCAAAGCTGCAGTTTTTTCTTTTTGGCTTGATTTATATAGCCATTATGTTTCTAGTAACATTTATTAATAAGCTAACGGGCTTAGATGGGCAGGCCGCGATGGAGGCGGGAGATCTTACAACTGGCTTTATGTTATCATTTGGTAGTGGCTTTATAATGATGCCAATTACCATGCCCCTTTATGCTGGTGTGATTTATATGGGAATACGCAGGGCAGCAGGGTTAAACTTGAATGTTAGTGATGGGCTGAGTTGCTACAAGCAGGTCATTCCTATTACTATTTTTTCACTGTTAAACGCGATTATTATTTACATAGGTTTTATACTGTTAATCATCCCAGGTATTTATTTGACGATTGCTTATATGTTAGGAATGCCATTGGTTGTTGATCGAAAAATGGGGGCTTGGCAAGCGTTGGAAACCTCTCGTAAAGCAATAACCAAACACTGGTTTACGATTTTTGGTACATTTATTGTATTATTACTTATTATAATGGTTAGTGTTATTCCGCTGGGGATTGGGCTGATTTGGACTCTGCCATTTGCTGCTATCGCAATTGGTGTGATGTATAAATCTGTATTTGGTATTGAAACCAATAACTAA